Part of the Scomber japonicus isolate fScoJap1 chromosome 2, fScoJap1.pri, whole genome shotgun sequence genome, TGAGGTCTGGAACATTAGAGTTGAGGATCTTCCAATCAGGTTTTgctaaaattatattaaaaaaaacatctcatatCTAATACTACTGCCTATATTTAAGACCTTCgtgaaataaaatgtaagaCTTTTGAAGATCTCCTACGGGCTTTAATTGAAGGACAACTAAATAAGAGCTTTATTTTGGTATTTAAAGACTTTATAAGACCTGCTGATACCCTGACCAAGTGCAATAACTGCAATGTTTTTTACGCAAAGTATAGCACTGTTATTTTCTGTCTTAACTGTTATGTAACCTATCGTTTGAATATCAATGTGTTTTAGAAAGATAAACTTAAGACAGAACAGATTTACCTGTACAGAGAGTCGTCAATCTCCATCGAGTCTGCAGCCATGCtgggaggggaagaggggaaTCAGACTGTTTGAGCGATACCGACCCTACCTAAAAAGAGATATAAAAGCACAGTGGTTAAATAAGCTATAACGCTATTTTCTATTATTGATAGCGGTTATATTTAACAGACAACGCCCTGCTGTGCTGTAGCTAGACGGCTAACTAACAGTAGTTGTCAGTAAATGTTGTTGACCCGGCGACAGTCAGGTAAGGTAACCAGGGTAAAGTCACTGATAAAGTGGCGTCGAAGTTAGTAATTAACAAAATCgactttaattaattatcaGCATATCTCGTTAGCTCACACAGTAACGCCGGCTGATGTCTTGAAGCTTCAGAGGAAAGCTGTATGTTAGCAGCTACGGCTACAGCTAGCATTGAGTGCCACTGCCTGGTGCCGGTGGCGACGACACTTGTCATAAACTCGTTTTTAAAGTGTTGACACACACACGGTAGGCATCAGGTAACTCCACAGATAAGACAGCTCGTTAAGAGTTATAATTCTAACAATTAATGAGTAAAtatttctgttaatattattaaaataaggcaaaaaaaagcatACGTATTTACCTGTCAGTATGCGCGACAAGCTGAAGCGAATGAATGGCTGTGACTGGTTAAAAACTTGGAGTGGTTCCGGGTTACCGTGGTCACATGATCAAGGTCATCCAATAGTTTCACATCACTATTGAATACTACATTTAGGTTATAGTACACTTTTGGAGGTATTTTGGATTGAAATACAGGCCGGTCAGGTCTGTCTTGGTGCCCaactgaacactgaaacatgtttttcttgctgtaatcatttccCCTGTTCATTttggccattagaagatccatTCATGATGCACCTACAGTGTGAATGATGCCTCAAGCCTCCATCtatgtcaaaataataataataacaataataaataaataaattagaaaaatgtttttctgaagcTAATACAAAGATTCACCCATCCAGATTAGTACAaccaagtagatatctttcaatgttacagtctttttagtgccaaagtccctctttttgtttcttttcttccactGCAGCTTAACAGGGAAACGCTGCCCGAAGCACACAAAAAAGGAATTTTACAGCCTTTATAGATTTATAAAGACTAAATATTTGGCAGTTATCTACTTGATAtaactaactcagactgctgaagcctcatgaaagcttcagataaactttgaaattcatttttggattttggcccccattaCTTACATTGTTGTGGCTTtgttggggatttttttttaataggatATTTTATCATATTGTTTTTAAACTGTCATCAAGCAAAGCACTAGTTCtccaaataacatttaaaaatactatgataaattacagaaataaatcaaaaagctaaaataaactATCCAAACCTTTGAAAATATTATCTGTGTTCTTTAATTATACCCATGCTCAATGTCTCTGAGTTTAaaacagtttcttttctttattcattaagcatatatatttttgtctatatgtgtatctatgtgcACCTGTGCTGAATAACAGTGCTCAACTGTTTCACTGACTTGTGACTATATGTAGCAATATAATCATAGAAGAATATAATAGCAATGTATGACACTGAGTGAAATTTCGATCAAGAGAGAGTGCTGAACCAGTCCCAGCCAGAGAGTTGAAACAGATGATACAAAACCATGTTTGGGATGTTCACTGTTTAAAGAATCAAAGGTCAATAGCCAAGTGAAACATTGGCATCATACTGACCCATTCTGGGTAATGATGTAAGGAAAGCACAAATCTAGTGCTGTcttgattttatttgtataaaacTTGTGTCTGTGACTTTATGTAACAAAGCGAGTGGgcaaaaaacagtgtgtgtgtctttattagGTTTTAATTCCCACTTAGACTGAAGCATAAACAGTCTGGACAAAGattaatttagttattttgtgatTCATTTGCCTGGGACAGTATCCCTCAACTTCAGACCTCCGAGACACCCTCCCTCTAATCATATTGGTCAAAGACAGACAGGAGCCTCCCCCTGAACTGGAGCCAAAATCATGCACATGCAAGCAACAGACTCTGAACTCCAAAGTACCACTTTCATCTCTCAGACACCTGCCAACAGATTTACTCTCCCTTGACAATGTGGTGCAGTCGTACAGCACTGCGTCAGCTCCAGCGAGTCGCTGTTAATTCTTTCAATATCACTGGGGGATCAACAAGCTTTGTGCAGCGGGAGATGTCAACCATGCAGCGGGTATATGTCACACGACAGATCCCACCTGAGGGCCTGAAGATCCTCCGTGAATCTGGACAGTGAGTAATGGTCTCCTGATAAGTCATttaaaattcatgttttttatgtagAACATCCTGTATGAATAACTTATTGAAAAATGTAGCTGACTTGACTGATACTTTTCTGAATTTTAAGAGTCTGCTTTCTAAAGTTCATCATTTACTTTTGAGTAAACAGGACGGCTGGTGTTTGCCCCCAGGTTGGTCAGATAAGACTGGTTTAGTCTAAAGGGTGCTCCCCCACAGCAGATCTATGAcggcatacagtatgtgaaataGCTTGAAATACTTTAAGGAACATTAATACCCGAAAGGCTCCTTTTTAGTCCACTGTATAGCCTCttactgtgtatttttgtatcaCTTATATGTATTAATTAACTTCCCTCTttgaataataaagtaaaacaggatTTGATTAGATATTCAGTTGTGGTTTCTGTTTTCCCAGGGTACAGTATGAGCTGTGGGACTCAGATGATGTCCCTGTGCCCAGGAAGGAGCTGCTTCAGAAGGTCAAAGGTGTTGACGCCCTGGTCTGTGTGCTGACAGAGAAGATTGATGCTGAGTTGTTGGACGCTGCAGGTCTGAAGACAGCGCTTGAGTCAGCTGAATGATCTGAATACAGTGAACAGAGTCGAAAacatatgtgtctgtatgtgttgtGTTACAATCCTGCAGGTCCAAACCTGAAGGTCCTCAGTACCATGTCTGTGGGTTTTGACCATCTCAATCTGGAGGAGCTGAGGAAAAGGTGATTCTGATCTTACTTAATCCTTACAGTCACTGTATTTGGGACTTCATAAATCCAGGCATTTGGTAGTATCAAAAAGGTGATCATGGCAAAAAGCAATGTGTGCTATCATTTTTGCCTTTCACTCACAAATCTGACTTTTGGAGACAAGAATGAAGGTATGAAAACAAAGTAGACTGCATCaaataataattgtaaatttccccattgtgggacgaATAAAGGACTATATTATCTTATCAATTTTCACCTGGATTGTCTATTTTTTCTATATATTAAATGGTAATATCCTTAAAATTGGATATATGCTGTAACCACACAGAAAGTCAAAACTAGCtttaaaacacatctttaaaaagtttattaagTCTGTATGTGTCTGCCTAGTATgtcaaataagaaaataattgtgAATAATCCAAAGAAAACACTTTTATCCCCTCTAAGCTTTACCTGTGGTGAACCTCCATGAAACATTGTCAATAGGAAAACAACAGGTGGCAGCACCTCTACACCCAAAATTAAAACCATGTGTCTAATATTGTGTttgatatttgtgtgtgtgctccccAGAGGGATCCGTGTGGGTTATACCCCTGATGTTCTGACAGATTCTGTGGCTGAGCTGACGGTGGCTCTGCTGCTCACAACCTCCAGGAGGCTCATAGAGGCCACACATGAGGCCAAGACgtaatgtgacacacacacacacacacacacacacaaacacacaaacacacacaccgtctctctctcattgtgtctttctgtttctctcaccTACAGTGGTGGCTGGGGCACATGGAGAACTCTGTGGCTGTGTGGACACGAGTTGGCTAACAGTACAGTGGGTATCCTGGGCCTGGGCAGGATTGGTGAGCATATTTGAAACACTGCAGACTATACATGCTTATCAGCCTTTCCTTGACTGTAATTTCTGTAAATTTGTTACCTCTTACAatagtgtgtttgtgctctAAGGTGTGGCTATCGCTGAGCGTCTGgcacctttcaaagtaaagaagTTCATCTACACAGACGTTGCCCCCAGGCCTGATCTGGCTAAGATCATCAATGCAGAGTATGGTAAGGATCAGATTCACTTCTCATGCCAGCATTTTATTCTGTTACAACTTGTGTACAAAGGTTACAATGTCAACAAGGTGGATGATGGGGATTTGGTGAGctaattaaaagcaaaggtcAGTTAATCCCCTTTGACCTTTCAGTTCTGATCTCAGAcatcatgaaatgttttaatgctaTAAATAAGGAAATTAAATTGGTTCAAAGGAGAATTTTTAGTAAGCCCTTTTCTGTCATGCCATGTGATGATATCAATAAACTTTCCTCTTAATCTAGTTTCTATGGATGAGCTGGCAAAGCAGTCAGATTTCCTGGCTGTGTGCTGTGCTTTAACACCAGAGACAAAGGAGATCTGCAACAAGGACCTCTTCTCCAAGATGAAAAATACCTCTATCTTCATCAACACAAGCAGGTACTCCcaactaaccccccccccccccacagttCTATCACAATGTGTAAGTGAATGTCTcaaaataatatgtaatatgactATGTATATGCCCTGCTTTTCCTTGTCTCTCTATAATTCTGGTCTCTCTGTTGTTTCAGAGGTGGTGTGGTGAACCAGGAAGACCTGTATGAAGCTCTATCCACAGGACAGATTGCAGGCGCCGGACTAGATGTCACTGTCCCCGAGCCCTTGCCCACCAGCCACCCACTGTTCACCCTCAAAAACTGTGGTAAGTCTGCTAGAAGATGACTTAAACCCAGTTACAGCTTTAAAGGATGATGCTGGTGATATTCTGCATTTTCACGCTGTCAGCAAATTCCATGAAACCAACAATGCGTTACTTTGTGTCTAAATAACTTTTTGAACTCCTCAGTTTATCTTTTGAACTCAGTCCCAAGA contains:
- the grhprb gene encoding glyoxylate reductase/hydroxypyruvate reductase b — encoded protein: MWCSRTALRQLQRVAVNSFNITGGSTSFVQREMSTMQRVYVTRQIPPEGLKILRESGQVQYELWDSDDVPVPRKELLQKVKGVDALVCVLTEKIDAELLDAAGPNLKVLSTMSVGFDHLNLEELRKRGIRVGYTPDVLTDSVAELTVALLLTTSRRLIEATHEAKTGGWGTWRTLWLCGHELANSTVGILGLGRIGVAIAERLAPFKVKKFIYTDVAPRPDLAKIINAEYVSMDELAKQSDFLAVCCALTPETKEICNKDLFSKMKNTSIFINTSRGGVVNQEDLYEALSTGQIAGAGLDVTVPEPLPTSHPLFTLKNCVILPHIASASYSTRNAMSALAANNLLLGLQGKPMIKELKL